The segment GGGCCGTCTCGAAGGCCGCAGCCCCGTTTCAGCGCACATTCGGTGACCTGGTGACGGTGGCCGCGGGGCAGATCGGTAACGCAACCGTGTCCTGTCCCGCAGGCACGGTCAGCACTGGCGGTGGAGGCGTTAATGTTGGTCTCGTCGCCGGCGCCGACACTGGGCGGTCCTTCATCATCGCTTCCTTTGGGGGCACTACGGGCTGGCAGGTGACCGTCCGGAACACCAATACCGTGCAGGAGGGCATCCGGGCCTTCGTGGTGTGCACGACTCCCTGACCGCGGCGGCGGTGATCTCCATCAGTCAGGCGTATGCGCAGCAACCCGTGCGTTCGCCGGGATGCTCAAATGCCCCGCTGTGAGGTCTGAATCCGCAGCACGGCCGCCAAGTTGGGCCTGCTCCACCCGGCCGGGGCCCTGACCCAGTACGCACAGCGGGCCGGCGAGGCCAAGATGGGCTACTTCGACTTCATCGACTTGGTCCTGTCCGAGGAACTGGCTGTCCGGGACGGCCGGCGACGATAGGTATGCCCGCGCGGCGGGAAGCGCGGCGCGGCAGCACGACCGCGGGCTGCTGCGCTGTCGGCGCGTCCGGTTCCGCCTGTCGCGCCGCGCTGCTGTCCGGGGCCGGGAGTGGTCCTGCGGCCCGGGGCTGCGGTCGACGGCGGCCGGGCGCCCTGCCCGTCGGCGCATAGAACCTGTCTTTGAACAGCCAAGAGCCTCTGTCTCATCCTGCGTGTGAAGCGGTCATCGCCTCTTCTGGAGTCCTGTGCTTCCCGTGGGCAGGACGTTTGTGACCGCTTGGCGGGCGGGGCCGCCCCAGATCATGGGTGTCGGCAGAACTCTGCGTCGGTGATGTCTCTGGCCGCTGTGCCCTGGAGCGCGAGGTGGTCGGTGTTGAAGTACAGGGTCATCCGGTGGCGGGTGTCGCGGGTGGAGACCGTGAGGGCTTCGAATCCGTAGCCGCCGCCGCGCTGTCCCCAGAGTTCGGCCCCGCAGGAGGTGGTCATGCGGAAGAGGCCCAGCCCGTGGGCGTCGGCGCCGACGGAGATGGTGGTGGTCATCTCCTTCAGTTGCGCCTGGGGCAGCAGCCGGCCGTCGAGGAGGGCGCTGTAGAAGCGGTTGAGGTCGTCGGCCGTGCTGATGATCTCGCCGCTGGCGCGGAGGGGTGAGGGGTTGAACTCGGTGACGTCGACGCCTGGCTGGGGTGCCTGGATCTGGGCGGTGGAGTAGGCCCGTCCGGAAGGGTGGGGCAGTGTCTCGCGGGTACCCGGCGAGCTGGTGCGGCACGAACAGGTGGCGGGGTGTTGTGGCCAGGGGGCCGTGCCAGCGGGATTCGGGCCGTACGGTCTCGTCGGCCATCCGCGCGGCATGGTGGTCCCAGCCCGCTGGCGTCCAGTGCGTGGTCAAGGACTTCCTTCAGGTCAGGAACATGTGGGCAGGCTGGTGAGGTCATCGGGGGGCGCGGTTCAGTCCATCGGGCCGCAGGGTTCGCCCTTGGCGGGGGCGCAGGAGTCGGAGGCGGCCGGCCGGCAGTCGGGCGGGCAGGGGTCCGCGCTCGCGCGGTGTGGGACGTTCGCGGTGATCTCCGGCCCATCGGGTGCTGTTCAGTACGGATGTCAGGCTGGCGCCTGCGGCCACGGTGCCCGCGGTGAGGAACCGGCCGATCTCGCAAGGCGCGACGTCTCCGCTGGGAAGGACGGCGGCCTTCCGGTCGCCGCAGCGTCCGCACAGCTCGGCGGTCGACGGCAGAGCACCGTGGGCGGCGTTCCCGACGGCCCGGACCCGGTCTATGCGGACGTCGGGGACGCCGAGGGCGGTCATCGCGGCGCGGGCCTGCTCGGCTCGCTGTCCGTGTCCCAGGTCGATGACTGCGACCGTGGGGCGCAGGCCGCGGTGCAGGGCTTCGGTGATGGTGCTGACGGTCGCCGTGTGGGAGCCGGTGCGGGCGGTGATCGTGTCGTGCTCGGCCGGATCGTCGCTGTGGACGGTGGTGGCCACCTGAACGTTCGGGTGCTGGAGGATTTGCCAGTGCTGCTCGCGGACGCGGACGAGGTTCGAATAGATCCTGACGAGGAGGCCGGCCTCCACGGCGTGCCGGACGAGCTGGGTGAAGTCGGGGTGGAGGGTGGGTTCGCCGCCGATGAGCTGGAGGGTCGTTGTGCCGAGGGTTGCGGCTTCGTCGATGATCCGCAGCCAGTTGTCCGTCGTCATCGTGCCGTGCCCGGCCGTGGGCCCGGCCTGGGCGTAGCAATGCGAGGGGCAGGTGAGCCGGCAGCGTGAGGTGATCTCTAAGGACAGGAACCGTAACGGGGCGGTCGAAGGCGCCTCCGGAGCGATCGTCATGGGGGGCATGGTAGGGGCCCGGCGTGCTCCGGAAGGGGGTGTTTGCCGGAAGCTCTGTCCGGCGGTCGGAGTGGCGAAGTGCCCCGGCGTCCGGGCCGCGGGGCAGTGCGTCGGGCGGATGGCGGTGCTGTGCCGGTAGTGCGGCTCGCCGGACCGGCTGACGATTCGCCACCGGGTCAACCGGGGGATGGGCGGGTCACGGGCGAGGTGGATCAGCGAGGCGCCCAACCTGCTGCTGGTGTGCGAGTGGTGCAACGGTCTCTTCGAGGACCATCCGAGCGGTCTCGTACGAGGCCGGATGGAAGGTGCAGAGCTGGCGGAGTCCGGGCGACGTCGCTGTTCAGTTCGATGACCTGCGGTTGGTGTTTCTCTTCCTCAGCACGTCGAAGCGTCCGTTGAGCTGTGGGTTTCGTCTGACGTGGGCTGTTGAGGCGGCCGTGAAGGTTCCCTGGCCCCGGCGGAGGCGGGGTCAGGGACGGGGCCCTTCGTGTCGACCGCCATGGCCATGCCGAACCAGGCGGGGATCGCCCGGACCATGGTTACGGTCAGCCGGCGCCACCGGTACCACGCTGCTTCGTCGCACGCTGACGTCCGTATCGGGGACGGAACGCGCATCGAGCGTCTGGACGCCGAGGTGGAGCGGGCCCGGGCCCTGGAGCGGTGGAACGAGGGCCACGCTGCTTGGCACCACCGCTGGCCGTCCCGGGGCGCGCGGGCGGGCGGGTTGAGTAGCGGGCCGGGTCCGGTTGAGTGCGAGTGCTCAGGGCGGGGCGCCGAACTCCTCGTACCGTCGGGGTGGTAGTCGAGGGGACCGGACGGCGGGGAGCCCATGAACGCACTCATGCAGCACGCGGGCGGTGGTTCCTGCGCGTCGGAGGAGTGGCCGATGCTCTACCTGGGCGTGGTAGCCGTCCTCGCGGGGTGCGGGTTCCTGGTCAACCTGATCGCGCTCTGGGTGTGCGTCAACGTCGAACAGCCGGTCAGGACGTGGGCGGTGGCGATGGTCCTGCTGCCGTGGATCGGCCTGGTCGTGGCGTTGGTGGCGTCCGTGGGGCTCGGCCTCGACGCGGTGGACCGGGGCGGGTCACCCTGGTGGTTCCTGCTCGCGGGAGCCGGGGCGCACCTGGGGGCGCTGGCCGTGGTGGCTCTTCTGGCCTGGTCCGGCACGCGGAGGGCCTACCGTGATGGCGTCCCGGCGCCGGACACGGCCGCGCCCGGCGCGCGGACCGGTGGGACACGTGGCTGCTCGGAACCGGTGCGGTCGCGGCCCTCCGCCGTCCCCGTCGGCTCGCCCCGCTCGCAGGAGGAGTGGCGGGCCCGGGTGATCCGCAGGCCGGACGACGTGGGATACGGGGTCCTGCTGCCGTGGCTGGCCGAGAAGTACTTCGCGCACTACCACCGCCTGGTGGACCGGGACCTGCCTTCCGGCTGCCATCCCGGGGAGACCGCCACCGCGGACGACGCGCTCGCGGTCCTCGCCCTGGGTGAGAGCATTCACCGCATGCTTTTCCGGGACCGTTCCTGGTTCGTGGACGACGCTATGAGGTGGGGTGCCACCTGGATCGAGGTGGCGGCCGCGCTGGACGTGACGACGGGCCGGGCCCGGTCCGTCCTGCGGTCCTACGCAGAGACGCAGCGGAAGCTGTACGAGGAGACTGAGAGGACGGGTGACCGGCCCTTGGGCTACTCCGCCGAGAAGTACCGCTCCGCGCTGGCGCTCATCAGGCTCGCCGACGACGCCCGGTCACCGTCCGCCGCGTAGCGGGACGGACGGACTCGGTCCAGGTCGGGTGAACAGCTCTGGGCGGGGAGAAGCTGAGCGGAGGGTGGCCGCAGAGATGCGGCGTCTGCTGGATGAGGCTCAGTGGTCTCCAGACGGGGTACCTGAACAAGTGCTTTTGATCCTGC is part of the Streptomyces qinzhouensis genome and harbors:
- a CDS encoding serine hydrolase; its protein translation is MPRGWPTRPYGPNPAGTAPWPQHPATCSCRTSSPGTRETLPHPSGRAYSTAQIQAPQPGVDVTEFNPSPLRASGEIISTADDLNRFYSALLDGRLLPQAQLKEMTTTISVGADAHGLGLFRMTTSCGAELWGQRGGGYGFEALTVSTRDTRHRMTLYFNTDHLALQGTAARDITDAEFCRHP
- a CDS encoding radical SAM protein, which produces MPPMTIAPEAPSTAPLRFLSLEITSRCRLTCPSHCYAQAGPTAGHGTMTTDNWLRIIDEAATLGTTTLQLIGGEPTLHPDFTQLVRHAVEAGLLVRIYSNLVRVREQHWQILQHPNVQVATTVHSDDPAEHDTITARTGSHTATVSTITEALHRGLRPTVAVIDLGHGQRAEQARAAMTALGVPDVRIDRVRAVGNAAHGALPSTAELCGRCGDRKAAVLPSGDVAPCEIGRFLTAGTVAAGASLTSVLNSTRWAGDHRERPTPRERGPLPARLPAGRLRLLRPRQGRTLRPDGLNRAPR
- a CDS encoding cytochrome d ubiquinol oxidase subunit II, producing MNALMQHAGGGSCASEEWPMLYLGVVAVLAGCGFLVNLIALWVCVNVEQPVRTWAVAMVLLPWIGLVVALVASVGLGLDAVDRGGSPWWFLLAGAGAHLGALAVVALLAWSGTRRAYRDGVPAPDTAAPGARTGGTRGCSEPVRSRPSAVPVGSPRSQEEWRARVIRRPDDVGYGVLLPWLAEKYFAHYHRLVDRDLPSGCHPGETATADDALAVLALGESIHRMLFRDRSWFVDDAMRWGATWIEVAAALDVTTGRARSVLRSYAETQRKLYEETERTGDRPLGYSAEKYRSALALIRLADDARSPSAA